In Nicotiana tabacum cultivar K326 chromosome 2, ASM71507v2, whole genome shotgun sequence, the following proteins share a genomic window:
- the LOC142167119 gene encoding uncharacterized protein LOC142167119: MKLNPEKYAFGVASDTETRYPHLKKLALTLIMASIKMRPYFQCHPISIITAFPLRNILHKQELSGKLAKWVIELIEYDIIYQPRSTVKSQILADFVADFSTNLVLEAEKELQVFTGTNPGTWILFTDGSSNIKGAGLGIVLIPTLGKVIRQAIKCYPITNNEAEYEAVIAGLELARELSIEQIVINSDLQLVANQIQGTYIAREARMQQYLERYGN; encoded by the exons atgaagctaaatccAGAAAAATATGCTTTTGGTGTggcttcag atacTGAGACTCGATATCCTCACTTAAAAAAACTTGCTTTAACATTAATTATGGCATCTATAAAAAtgagaccttattttcaatgtcatcctatctcTATAATAACTGCTTTTCCCCTGAGGAATATATTGCATAAACAAGAACTATCTGGAAAGTTAGCTAAGTGGGTAATAGAACTCATTGAGTATGATATCATATATCAGCCTAGAAGTACAGTAAAATCACagattttagcagacttcgtagCAGATTTCAGCACGAATTTAGTTCTTGAAGCAGAAAAAGAACTACAGGTATTTACCGGAACTAATCCGGGGACTTGGATTTTATTTACCGATGGTTCCTCGAATATTAAAGGGGCGGGCTTAGGTATTGTTCTAATTCCTACTTTAGGGAAAGTCATAAGACAAGCAATAAAATGTTATCCCAtcactaacaatgaagcagagtacgaagctgtgattgcaggtttggaaCTAGCACGAGAACTTAGTATAGAACAGATTGTGATCAATAGTGACTTGCAACTAGTAGCTAACCAGATACAAGGGACTTACATAGCAAGAGAGGCACGAATGCAACAATATCTGGAAAGGTACGGGAACTAG